A region of Jonquetella anthropi DSM 22815 DNA encodes the following proteins:
- a CDS encoding thiamine pyrophosphate-dependent enzyme produces MREILLGNEAIARAIVEAGCEVATAYPGTPSSEILPAVAFWADQLKTNTAVEWGANEKVAFEVAVTAAMSGKRSCVVMKQVGLNVAADPFMSTALMPQRGGFLLVVSDDPGPHSSQTEQDSRMYAWFAKIPCFDPSSVSEAMEMAKDGFDLSERFGITVMLRPTGKIDHAKQAVELSDMVVPPRPDAKFQKDAKRWVCLPARVVENHPRVNRVVEEVRQAFGTEFGKYNYEVPCGSGKAKLGVIAGGSAFAFLTDLLKDLGRDDVDILKIGTPVPLPWQLCDDFIARHPRTLVLEQTYPVIERQLLDRRNVMGRWNGYVPGAGELTPDVIEGVLFRALGEEQTGKADERLAEARRLMGVADRPPTLCPGCPHRSSFFSIRHALPKAINPSDIGCYTLGVRQAAVDTVIDMGAAVTAASGHYLAQKVNGTIDRPIVATIGDSTFFHSGITGLVSAVYNRHAFVLCILDNRITAMTGGQASPNTGEKLRQGDVGLQVELEPLCRGLGVGYVKTLDAYDTVGNEEQVRQAWNYALEHQEPTVLVFKYPCITMLKVRPERRPVTVDKDTCIGCRICINQFNCPGLAYSAETKKVSVDERYCVSCGVCTAVCPHGAIRRRDEGRDA; encoded by the coding sequence ATGAGAGAAATTCTTTTGGGGAACGAGGCGATCGCCCGAGCGATTGTCGAGGCAGGGTGCGAGGTGGCGACTGCCTATCCTGGTACGCCGTCTTCGGAGATCCTGCCGGCGGTTGCGTTTTGGGCTGATCAGTTAAAGACGAACACGGCTGTCGAATGGGGCGCCAACGAGAAAGTCGCTTTTGAGGTGGCTGTCACAGCTGCCATGTCGGGCAAACGGTCCTGCGTCGTGATGAAGCAGGTCGGCCTGAACGTGGCGGCCGACCCGTTCATGAGCACGGCCCTGATGCCTCAGCGCGGCGGGTTCCTTCTTGTCGTGTCGGACGATCCGGGCCCGCACAGCTCTCAGACCGAGCAGGATTCCAGAATGTACGCATGGTTCGCCAAGATCCCGTGCTTTGATCCGTCGTCAGTCAGCGAGGCGATGGAGATGGCCAAAGACGGTTTCGACCTGTCCGAGCGGTTCGGCATCACGGTCATGCTTCGCCCCACGGGGAAGATCGACCATGCCAAGCAGGCTGTCGAGCTGAGCGATATGGTTGTTCCGCCGCGTCCCGACGCCAAGTTTCAAAAAGACGCCAAACGGTGGGTCTGCCTTCCCGCGCGGGTGGTGGAGAACCATCCGCGGGTCAACCGCGTGGTGGAGGAGGTCCGTCAAGCCTTTGGGACTGAATTTGGAAAGTACAACTACGAGGTGCCCTGCGGAAGCGGCAAGGCCAAGCTCGGCGTCATCGCCGGAGGTTCGGCGTTCGCCTTTCTGACCGACCTGCTCAAGGACTTGGGGCGCGACGACGTGGACATTCTTAAAATTGGCACGCCGGTTCCTCTGCCTTGGCAGCTCTGCGACGACTTTATCGCCCGGCACCCTCGAACGCTGGTGTTGGAACAGACCTACCCGGTAATTGAGCGGCAGCTTCTGGACCGCCGGAACGTGATGGGCCGCTGGAACGGGTACGTTCCCGGCGCGGGCGAACTGACGCCTGACGTTATCGAAGGCGTTTTGTTCCGGGCCCTCGGCGAGGAACAAACGGGGAAGGCGGACGAGCGTTTGGCTGAGGCCCGGCGGCTGATGGGCGTGGCCGACAGGCCGCCGACCTTGTGCCCCGGCTGTCCGCACCGGTCGAGCTTCTTCTCGATTCGTCACGCGCTGCCGAAGGCGATCAACCCGTCGGATATCGGCTGCTACACCTTGGGAGTCCGTCAGGCGGCGGTCGACACGGTCATCGACATGGGCGCAGCTGTGACCGCCGCTTCAGGTCACTATTTGGCTCAAAAAGTCAACGGAACTATTGACCGGCCGATTGTGGCGACGATCGGAGACTCGACGTTCTTCCACAGCGGCATTACTGGGCTCGTCAGCGCGGTATACAACCGGCATGCGTTCGTCCTGTGCATTCTGGACAACCGAATCACCGCTATGACCGGCGGACAGGCAAGCCCGAACACTGGCGAAAAGCTTCGCCAGGGAGACGTTGGCCTTCAGGTGGAGCTTGAGCCGCTGTGCCGAGGGTTGGGCGTGGGCTACGTGAAGACCCTCGACGCTTACGATACGGTAGGCAACGAGGAGCAGGTGCGTCAGGCGTGGAATTACGCGCTGGAGCACCAGGAGCCGACGGTTCTTGTGTTCAAGTACCCGTGCATTACCATGCTGAAGGTTCGGCCCGAACGGCGTCCTGTGACGGTAGACAAAGACACCTGCATTGGGTGTCGGATCTGCATCAATCAGTTCAACTGCCCCGGCTTGGCGTACAGCGCCGAGACGAAGAAAGTCTCTGTTGACGAGCGGTACTGCGTCAGCTGCGGCGTCTGCACCGCCGTATGTCCGCACGGAGCAATCCGCCGCCGTGATGAAGGGAGAGATGCCTGA
- a CDS encoding 2-oxoacid:acceptor oxidoreductase family protein: protein MQYVIVGTGGQGVLFASKVLGYLALKNGQKVLASEVHGMAQRGGSVVSHFKVGDYSSPLVTPGHADVILAFDQNEAARSLEFLHSDGTVVVNLHDTKAWNNAPLAGWLADNQIRVCAMEGYEILKRHMGGRFLFMNVLILGALVASGVAGISYDEMEAAVGALAPEKFKADNLKVLKLGYDAVMSRKE, encoded by the coding sequence ATGCAGTACGTCATCGTTGGGACTGGCGGACAGGGCGTCCTTTTTGCCAGCAAGGTCCTTGGATATCTGGCACTGAAGAACGGGCAGAAGGTGCTGGCCAGCGAAGTTCACGGCATGGCTCAGCGAGGCGGTAGCGTGGTCAGCCACTTTAAAGTGGGAGATTACAGCTCGCCGCTTGTGACGCCGGGGCACGCGGACGTCATTCTGGCGTTTGACCAGAACGAGGCGGCCCGGAGCCTTGAGTTCCTTCACAGCGACGGCACGGTGGTCGTCAACCTGCACGACACGAAGGCGTGGAATAACGCGCCTTTGGCTGGCTGGCTGGCCGACAATCAGATACGAGTCTGCGCCATGGAGGGCTACGAGATTCTCAAAAGACATATGGGCGGCCGTTTCCTGTTCATGAACGTGCTGATTCTTGGTGCCCTCGTCGCTTCAGGCGTCGCCGGCATCAGCTACGACGAAATGGAGGCGGCTGTCGGAGCCTTGGCGCCTGAAAAGTTTAAGGCCGACAACCTGAAGGTGCTGAAGCTGGGCTACGACGCGGTGATGAGCCGCAAGGAGTGA
- the buk gene encoding butyrate kinase: protein MSYQILAINPGSTSTKVAWFCDDKPLWSETIAHDAAETSKYPRAADQYDFRLKAVKDCVASHGSHLEDLSAAIGRGGIIDPLPGGTYRVDEALVARLQTGKPWDHASCLGGRIAYGLAEPLGKPAYIIDPVSVDELCPEARLSGLPQTPRVSLVHALNVKATVRRAAHDLGLDWQKANFVVAHLGGGVTICAHAKGRIIDFDSGNDGGPMSPERAGRLPAIEIVKLCFESGLSQSALKKYLAGGSGIKAWLGTHDVRAVRQMATDGDAKAQLILDAFAYQVACSMGMMAASLSGDVDALLFTGGISHDSELVAAIERRVGWIAPCLIYPGEDEMAALCGGALRVFQGLETARDYRSSVLKRESN from the coding sequence GTGAGCTATCAAATTCTGGCAATCAACCCGGGTTCAACCAGCACGAAGGTCGCGTGGTTCTGCGACGATAAACCGCTTTGGAGTGAGACGATCGCTCACGACGCCGCTGAAACGAGCAAGTATCCCAGAGCGGCGGACCAGTACGACTTTCGGCTGAAGGCCGTGAAAGACTGCGTCGCTTCCCACGGGAGCCATCTCGAAGACCTGTCGGCCGCAATCGGCCGGGGCGGCATTATCGACCCGCTTCCCGGCGGAACGTACCGGGTTGACGAGGCTCTTGTCGCTCGGCTACAGACCGGCAAGCCGTGGGACCACGCGTCCTGCCTCGGCGGCCGGATTGCCTACGGCCTAGCGGAGCCGCTGGGGAAGCCGGCGTACATCATTGACCCAGTTTCGGTTGACGAGCTGTGTCCCGAGGCTCGCCTTTCCGGCCTGCCTCAGACGCCGCGGGTATCCCTCGTCCACGCGCTGAACGTGAAGGCGACCGTCCGTCGGGCGGCTCATGATCTCGGGCTTGACTGGCAGAAGGCGAACTTCGTCGTCGCCCACTTGGGCGGCGGCGTGACGATTTGCGCTCACGCCAAAGGGCGCATCATCGATTTCGACAGCGGAAACGACGGGGGCCCGATGTCACCCGAACGGGCCGGTCGGCTGCCGGCGATTGAGATCGTCAAATTGTGCTTTGAAAGCGGGCTGTCCCAGAGCGCCCTGAAAAAGTATCTGGCCGGCGGAAGCGGAATTAAAGCGTGGCTCGGCACTCACGACGTTCGGGCTGTCCGTCAAATGGCGACAGACGGGGACGCTAAGGCGCAGCTGATCTTAGACGCGTTCGCGTATCAGGTCGCGTGTTCGATGGGTATGATGGCGGCCAGTTTGTCCGGAGACGTGGACGCCCTTCTGTTCACCGGCGGCATATCGCACGACTCTGAGCTTGTGGCCGCGATCGAGCGCCGGGTCGGCTGGATTGCCCCGTGTCTGATTTATCCCGGAGAGGACGAGATGGCTGCTCTCTGCGGCGGCGCCCTACGGGTCTTTCAGGGATTAGAAACGGCGCGGGACTATCGGTCCAGCGTGCTGAAACGGGAATCGAATTAA
- a CDS encoding bifunctional enoyl-CoA hydratase/phosphate acetyltransferase: MSFSHLTDLYALSSRGGVRRLAAVCPYEADALEAIAEAHRRGLVDARLVGDEGRIRGKAAELGLDLSGCSFIPASDDYQAAQLAVTAVSSGEADLLMKGMIKTASLLKAVLNKEWGLRSGALLSHLAIVEPDGIGRPIGITDGGMNIAPDLAAKEAIIANAVECFHQLGVACPKVACLAAVEVVNPDMPATGDAAALTAMNRRGQISGCLVDGPLALDNAVDAAAAKTKGIDSPVAGQADILLVPSIEPGNMVGKTVMFLARKSCAGVILGAKAPVVMTSRFDSMESKLLSISLGAAIARR, from the coding sequence ATGAGCTTTTCGCACCTTACTGATTTATATGCCCTGTCGAGCCGCGGCGGCGTGAGGCGGCTCGCGGCAGTATGTCCCTACGAGGCCGACGCGCTGGAAGCCATTGCTGAAGCTCACCGTCGGGGGCTTGTTGACGCCCGTCTGGTAGGTGACGAAGGCCGCATTCGCGGCAAGGCGGCGGAACTGGGGCTTGACCTTTCAGGATGCTCGTTTATTCCGGCTTCAGACGATTATCAAGCCGCCCAGTTGGCGGTCACGGCGGTTTCTTCCGGCGAGGCCGACTTGCTGATGAAGGGCATGATCAAGACGGCGTCGCTGCTCAAGGCCGTTCTCAACAAAGAATGGGGACTGCGGAGCGGAGCGCTGCTTTCCCACCTCGCCATCGTGGAGCCGGACGGCATCGGTCGGCCGATTGGAATCACCGACGGCGGGATGAACATCGCCCCGGATCTGGCGGCGAAAGAGGCCATCATCGCCAACGCTGTTGAGTGCTTTCACCAGTTGGGAGTCGCGTGTCCCAAGGTGGCGTGCTTGGCGGCGGTCGAGGTCGTTAACCCGGACATGCCGGCGACGGGAGACGCGGCGGCCCTGACGGCGATGAACCGGCGCGGGCAGATTTCAGGCTGCCTCGTCGACGGGCCGTTGGCGTTGGATAACGCGGTTGACGCCGCGGCGGCCAAGACGAAGGGGATTGATTCGCCAGTCGCCGGCCAGGCGGATATCCTGCTGGTTCCCTCGATTGAGCCGGGCAACATGGTGGGGAAGACCGTCATGTTCCTCGCTCGGAAGTCGTGCGCCGGCGTCATCTTGGGGGCAAAGGCCCCGGTTGTGATGACGAGCCGTTTTGACTCCATGGAGTCAAAACTCCTGTCAATTTCTTTAGGCGCGGCGATAGCCCGCCGGTAA
- a CDS encoding DMT family transporter, whose amino-acid sequence MSKTVKGCLLAGLTGILWALSSPISKYLGRRGTDILNVTLIRVVLTSVLLAAWFLLKRRELFRIDLKLFAVLFLFGPFLGVGLYYGFGMSAVYLPVATALVIHYTFPMMVTVTAALLLKERPTRSDVHSALLIIVGVVLCAFTPQWTIDTTVSLPGVLWGFAAVVGMVGQTLFSRLVVRQGKISSLTQLFYVHISAAFWLAVYRLFVDCAPLSKLTAVDLSCTLVQAVCSSLIAYAAYGFAMIFIPASTASMMASGEIVGAVAIAAVALGEWPTVPHLLGCAAVMTAICVSAAGQRKRERFSVTPSDVA is encoded by the coding sequence GTGTCAAAAACGGTAAAAGGCTGTCTGCTCGCTGGGTTGACTGGGATTTTGTGGGCTCTCAGCAGCCCAATATCAAAGTACCTCGGACGGCGGGGAACAGACATCCTGAATGTGACGCTGATTCGCGTCGTGCTCACGTCCGTTCTGCTGGCGGCGTGGTTTTTGCTGAAACGACGGGAACTGTTTCGGATAGATCTGAAACTTTTTGCCGTGTTGTTCCTCTTCGGCCCGTTTCTTGGGGTGGGGCTGTACTACGGTTTCGGCATGTCGGCAGTTTACTTGCCTGTGGCGACGGCTCTGGTGATTCACTACACCTTCCCGATGATGGTCACGGTAACGGCCGCGCTGCTGCTCAAGGAGCGGCCTACCCGAAGCGACGTGCACTCCGCGCTGCTCATCATCGTCGGCGTGGTGCTGTGCGCGTTCACTCCCCAATGGACGATCGACACGACAGTCTCACTTCCCGGTGTGCTGTGGGGATTCGCCGCCGTGGTCGGCATGGTGGGACAGACCCTGTTCAGCCGCTTGGTGGTGAGGCAGGGAAAAATCAGCTCGCTGACGCAGCTGTTTTACGTTCACATCTCGGCGGCGTTTTGGCTGGCGGTTTATCGTCTTTTCGTTGACTGTGCGCCGCTGTCGAAATTGACTGCAGTCGACTTGAGTTGCACGCTCGTTCAGGCTGTGTGTTCCAGCCTGATCGCCTACGCGGCGTATGGGTTTGCGATGATCTTTATTCCAGCCTCAACGGCCAGCATGATGGCGTCCGGGGAAATCGTCGGAGCTGTGGCTATCGCCGCCGTCGCCTTGGGCGAGTGGCCGACCGTGCCGCACCTGTTGGGCTGCGCGGCTGTGATGACAGCAATCTGCGTCTCGGCCGCCGGGCAGCGCAAGCGGGAGCGTTTTAGCGTCACGCCGTCCGACGTGGCCTGA
- a CDS encoding bifunctional enoyl-CoA hydratase/phosphate acetyltransferase has product MEQIRSLSALLEHAKKITAEKGPKRISVAKADDPGLLTALEQARSCGMATFVLTGDEDKIKAAAQQANVDLASYQIINVTNEPEMGLAAVKEVSGGKADIYMKGQIHTNHFLRGMLNKEVGLRMGKNTISHCYFHHIEGFDRILFISDAAFNMYPDLAQKADIVKNTVKLAKAFGVQCPKVACLAAVEVVNPDMPATLDAAALAAMGNRGQIPGCIIDGPFALDNAINEESAKTKGITSPVAGKADILLVPNIEAGNMMAKAIVYFTKNETAGLILGAAAPIILTSRADSPRTKLTSIAAAVTLADNK; this is encoded by the coding sequence ATGGAACAGATTCGGTCGTTGAGCGCACTTCTTGAGCACGCCAAAAAGATCACCGCAGAGAAGGGGCCGAAACGGATCAGCGTGGCGAAAGCCGACGATCCGGGGTTGCTGACGGCGCTTGAGCAGGCTCGGTCGTGCGGGATGGCGACGTTTGTGCTGACCGGCGACGAGGACAAGATCAAAGCGGCGGCCCAGCAGGCGAACGTCGACTTGGCGAGCTATCAGATCATCAACGTGACCAACGAGCCGGAAATGGGATTGGCTGCCGTCAAGGAAGTGTCCGGCGGCAAGGCGGATATTTACATGAAGGGGCAGATTCACACGAACCACTTCCTTCGCGGCATGCTCAACAAAGAGGTTGGGCTCCGCATGGGAAAGAACACCATCTCTCACTGCTACTTCCACCACATCGAGGGATTCGATCGGATCCTCTTCATCTCCGACGCAGCGTTCAACATGTACCCCGATCTGGCTCAGAAAGCCGACATCGTCAAGAACACGGTCAAGCTGGCCAAGGCGTTCGGCGTCCAGTGCCCGAAGGTGGCGTGCTTGGCGGCCGTCGAAGTGGTGAACCCCGACATGCCGGCCACGCTCGACGCAGCGGCTCTGGCGGCGATGGGAAACCGTGGGCAGATCCCCGGCTGCATCATCGACGGGCCGTTTGCCCTCGACAACGCGATCAACGAAGAGTCGGCCAAGACGAAGGGCATCACGTCGCCGGTGGCTGGCAAGGCTGATATTCTGCTCGTCCCGAACATCGAGGCGGGCAACATGATGGCCAAGGCAATCGTTTACTTCACCAAGAACGAGACCGCCGGGCTGATTTTGGGCGCAGCCGCCCCGATTATCCTGACGAGCCGCGCAGACTCGCCGCGGACGAAGCTCACCTCGATCGCCGCTGCCGTTACTCTGGCGGACAACAAGTAA
- the buk gene encoding butyrate kinase: MKVLAINPGSTSTKVGLFEDGKLLWDHTDRFDSDVIGKFATIADQKDFRREGIEKIMADHGVALSDVDAFVGRGGLLRPMLSGTYDVNDAMLDDLKSDRYGRHAANLGGQLAKDLAAKGGCNRAYIVDPVVVDEMMDVARITGLPDVPRRSVFHALNQKAICRRAAADMGKRFDQCRMIVAHMGGGITVGAHENGRVIDVSNGLDGEGPFSPERAGSLPSGPLIDLAMSGQYTRAQLAKMIAGKGGLVAHLDTNDLREVERRIASGDKKAQAVYEAMAYNVAKEIGARAVALNGQVDAVVLTGGLAHSAKFCDLIVSRVSFIAPVKIYPGEDELQALADGAFRVLKGEETAKTYGA; the protein is encoded by the coding sequence ATGAAAGTTCTAGCTATCAATCCTGGTTCGACCAGCACGAAAGTTGGATTGTTTGAGGACGGAAAACTGCTGTGGGATCACACGGACAGATTCGACAGCGACGTGATTGGAAAGTTCGCCACGATTGCCGACCAGAAAGACTTCCGCCGTGAGGGCATCGAAAAAATCATGGCCGACCACGGCGTGGCCCTGTCGGACGTGGACGCGTTTGTGGGGCGCGGCGGCCTGCTTCGTCCTATGCTCAGCGGGACGTACGACGTGAACGACGCCATGCTCGACGACCTGAAGTCGGACCGATACGGCCGTCACGCCGCGAACTTGGGCGGTCAGCTGGCTAAAGACCTGGCGGCTAAGGGCGGCTGCAACCGAGCCTACATCGTTGATCCCGTCGTGGTCGACGAGATGATGGACGTGGCGCGGATCACAGGGTTGCCCGACGTGCCGCGCCGCAGCGTGTTTCACGCGCTCAACCAGAAAGCTATCTGCCGCCGGGCTGCCGCCGACATGGGGAAGCGCTTTGACCAGTGCCGGATGATCGTCGCTCATATGGGCGGCGGCATCACCGTCGGCGCTCACGAGAACGGCCGGGTCATCGACGTGAGCAACGGCTTGGACGGCGAAGGGCCGTTCAGCCCTGAGCGCGCCGGCAGTCTGCCGTCAGGGCCGCTGATCGACCTTGCGATGAGCGGCCAGTACACCCGCGCCCAGCTCGCGAAGATGATTGCAGGCAAGGGCGGGCTGGTGGCCCATTTGGACACCAATGACCTCCGGGAAGTGGAACGGCGTATCGCTTCGGGGGACAAAAAGGCTCAAGCTGTCTACGAGGCCATGGCGTACAACGTGGCGAAGGAGATCGGCGCCAGAGCGGTCGCACTGAACGGGCAGGTTGACGCGGTCGTCCTGACCGGCGGTCTGGCTCACAGCGCCAAGTTCTGTGATCTGATCGTTTCGCGGGTCAGCTTCATCGCGCCGGTCAAAATTTATCCCGGCGAGGATGAACTGCAGGCTCTGGCCGACGGGGCGTTCCGCGTCCTGAAGGGCGAAGAGACGGCAAAGACGTACGGGGCGTAG